ATCTGATCCGCTACAGGCGGGCATCCGGGCATTCTGTAATCAATGTCAACAACCTGATCAAGAGTTCTTACATAAGAAAAAAGCTCTGGCAGGGATAAATCGCCGTTCTTTGTTTTAGTGAGGGATTTCGGCTCTGTTTTGCTTTTATTGTCATTTGAAGGAGCCTGATGATAAACGTAATCAATTATACCCTTCTTTGTGGTCAGGTTGCCAAGTCCCGGAATACAACCCTCTGCTGCACATGACCCGAATGCAACAAGGATTTTTGATTTTTTGCGGAGGAGCCTGGCCATATGCAGGTTTTCATCATTTCTGATTGCACCGTTAAACAGGCAGACATCAATTTCACCGTTTGCCATTTCCTCAACATCTTTGTATTTT
The nucleotide sequence above comes from bacterium. Encoded proteins:
- a CDS encoding oxidoreductase, with amino-acid sequence MSKPKIAVYWAASCGGCEIAFLDIREKIIEVDKAADIVFCPCIMDTKYKDVEEMANGEIDVCLFNGAIRNDENLHMARLLRKKSKILVAFGSCAAEGCIPGLGNLTTKKGIIDYVYHQAPSNDNKSKTEPKSLTKTKNGDLSLPELFSYVRTLDQVVDIDYRMPGCPPVADQ